GGGGCCCAGGTGTTCGCGCCGGGCCAGGCGCGTGACGGCGCCGTCGCGGCGAAAGCCCAGCCTGAGGCTGGCCTGCCACGCGCCAGGGCTGGCGTGCGGGGGGACATCGATAGTGCTGGCAAGACAGTCGGGCATGAGCGCGGATCCGGGAATGACCTGCTCAGCTATGCAAGTTGCGTGCCAGGTGCGGACGGGCATTCACGGCACTGCGGCCCGCCGATGCACCATCGCGGTGCAGCCAGGCGGGCGGCCGTGGTGCGGTGTTACGTCAGCCCAACCGGTTCGCTCTGGTTGATCGTGTGGCGCACGTTGCGCAGGCCGGAGGTAACTTATCTACGTATGGCTCATCATTGCCCGCTGTTCCGTACAAAGGTAGGGCTGAAATACCCGATGAAACCAAGCTTCCCCATTAGCAAACGACACAAATTCGATGTGGAACGCATCCTTTATCAATCCACAAAAAAAGAATTTACTACTTCCAGTACACGAGAGTGCACTTGCTGCCAGTTCGATAATAACGTACCGCTAAGATAGTATTCTACGAGCACTCCCTGTGGATGTTGATATCGCAGCCGGCAACGATTTGGCTCACCGCGAGCTGAACCAGCACACGTGAAGACAATTGGACCACCTTTTGGTGTTGTTGCCTTGGGATCGATCGGCACGTATAAGCGATACCCCCATCCACCGTCATTTTGCGGGCTTGTATATTGGCGTAATCCGATGGCGGTCAGTTCTTCAACTCGCCATGACGGCTCATTAATATCACTCCACTCGCGCTGGACATTCTCGATACCATACGCATGTATCACTACGCTAACTGGCGAGTCAAATGGTTGTGGCTTTACGTCGTGGTGATCAAATGGCGGCCCAAGATCTATATTTATAGAAACATAATCCGCCTGGCCACGAGTAATTTTTCCTGTGGTGTGAGGATTAGGTAAATAGGTGACTGGAAATCTCAGCAAAGAGTCCTGAATTTTTATCTCGTTAACCTGTCCGACATAAATCCCGTGCGCAATAAGATAGGCGGGCGTATTAGAAGGCGGCTTCTTATCGGCGATTCCATGATAAATCAACACAATAAATGAAACAAGGAAAAAGGACGCACTAATATTACGCTTGAGTTGACTCCAATGAGGCGAATATGACTTTGGATCCTTCATGATTTCAATTTGAGCAGAACCGGGCTAGCTTGGGGACATGAGCAAAGATACTTCTGGGGCAAACGCTCTACATGATGCGCCGAGCGGTTTTAGAGGCGAACGATTCGAAGCAAGTTGCGTCGATGCGTCAACGATCTGCGTCGCACGTAGGAAATGGACACAGAGTCGGTCCCACTGGCAATTCATAACTCCACTGAGAAATTCTGTTCCGCTGCGGCACGTCTGACAGAAGACGAAGAGACCTCGGCGAGACTGTCCCCGCGCTGGCTGCAACCTCGCATTGCGTTGCCCGCAACACCCACACCTTGAAGTAAAGTGGCTGCACCAGCCCTTGGCGAATCGTTACTCTATTCGACCACCGTGGCAAACGCTGAGCAGGAATGCGTCCTCTAGCAGTCTTGAACAAATTCGGTAGGCAACAGTTCACTCGTCCTGCCGTGACGTTCATGTTTCTATAGGGGATGACCTTTTGCTGGCGCAACGCATACAGACGCGACATTCGGTCGAACGTGACGTCTGGAATAGCGGATTGCTGCGATAAGCCCAGCTATCGGCCGTTGCCACGGCATGTGAATGGCACCAGCTAATAAGCTGCGTACACATGCAGGTAAACACAACGCGGCCGTTTCGGACGCGTTAGTGGGCCGACAGCGTAAGACAAATTTATCGATGAGGAGACTTCAACTCAGCCTGACCGGCTCGCTCTCGTCCATCGTGTAGCGCACGTCGCGCAAGCCGTTCACGCGCATCAGTTCGCGCGCCGTCAGGCCGCTCGGGTCGGCGCTCTGGCGGTTGTCGCGGCGTTCGTGGCGCAGCACTTCGCCGACGATTTCGATGTCGCGCAGGCGGTAAGGCGGGTTGATGACCAGTGGCTGGTCGAGGTCGTTGTACCAGATCTGATAGAGAGGCATGTTTTGCTCCGGAAAAACAGTACATTATCACAACGTACAGCAAGCGGTACGCACATGCCTCGGCGTTTCTATTCGTCCGTCAGGGTCGCCGCGAGCAGGAATTCCTGGCCGCATGGCCGGCCAGCGCACAGGGCGGGCTTGTAGCGCTGCAGCAGCAACAGCCGGCCGACGAAGTCGCCCAGGTCGTCGCCCGGCGCAGTAAGGATGCGCACGGCGAGCGGCATCCCGGCCGGGTCGACCGTCACGCTGGCCTTGATGGGGCCGGGATGGACAGCGCCCTTTTCCAGCCGGGCCAGCGCCCGGAAGATCGGGGCCAGGCCATTGACGGGAAACGGCGGCTCGTCGTCCGCCGCCATGCGCTCATAGGCTGCCCGCACGATGCCTTTCTGCGCATCCGACAGGTCGGCATAGCGCTTGTCGAACGGAATCGGCGCGAAGGCGACGTTGCGGCGCAGGTGGCTGCCGGTGCGGGGCTGGTCCCGGAAGGCATAGGTGGTGTCCTGCGCGGCGGCGATGCCGGCCAGCGCCAACGCGGCGCTGGCTACCAGGTACGAGAGGGGGTGCATGCGGGGCTCCTGTTGGGGTGAGGGTCACCCCAGCTTAGGCGGAGTTGCCCGCATGCATGTTGCCGTAAATCAGTAAGGCCCCTTCCCGCCATCCGCGATGAACCGGTCGATGCGCGCCGCCAGCACCGGCAGCGGCACGGAACCCAGTTCCAGCACCGTATCGTGGAACGCACGGATGTCGAACTTCGTGCCCAGCGCGGCCTCTGCGCGGCGGCGCGCATCCATGATCGCCATCTCGCCCAGGTAGTACGACAGCGCCTGGCCCGGCCACGAAATGTAGCGGTCCACTTCCGTCTCCACCTCGTGCGCCGACAGCGCCGTGTTCTCCATCAGGTAGCGCTGCGCCTGTTCACGCGTCCAGCCCTTGGCGTGGATGCCGGTGTCGACGACGAGGCGGGACGCCCGCCAGGCCTGGTAACTGAGCATGCCGAACACTTCGTATGGCGTCTCGTAGATGCCCATCTCGGTCCCCAGGCGCTCCGAATAGAGCGCCCAGCCTTCGCCATAGGCGGAGATATAGGCGTTGCGGAACGCGGGACGGCCCTGCTGCTCCAGCGCCAGCGGCATCTGGAACGCGTGGCCGGGGGCCGATTCGTGCAGGGTCAGCGCGGGCAGGCTGTACAGCGCGCGGGCCGGCAGGTTGTACGTGTTGACGAGGTAGACGCCGGGGCCGCCGCGGCCGGACGTGTAGTACGGCGCCTGTTCCGGCGGCACGGGATTGACGGCAAAGCGGCTGCGCGGCAGGCGGCCGAAATACTGCTCCGCCTTGGCATCGAACTTTTTCGCGATCCACGCGGCGCGCATCAGCAATTCCTCCGGCGTCTTGGCATAGAAGCGGGGGTCGGTGCGCAGGAAGTGCAGGAACGCGGCCAGGTCGCCGTCGAACTTCACTTCCTTCATCACCTGCGCCATCTCGGCGCGGATCTTCGCCATCTCGGCCAGGCCGACCTGGTGGATCGCGTCCGCCGTCAGGTTCGTCGTCGTGTATTCGACGATCTTCGATTGATAGTAGGCCTTGCCGTCCGGCAGGCGCTCGGCCGCCAGGTTGTCGGTGGCGCGCGGCACGTATTCCTCGCGCATGAATTTCAGCAGGCGCCCGTGCGCCGGGATCACCTGCGTGCGGATCGCGGCCAGTGCCGCTTCGCGCAGGCCGGCCTGCTCGGCCGCCGGGATCGTCGCGGCCATCGCCTTGAACGGCTGGTAGAACGGGGTGTCCTCGGGCTTGGCCTCGACGATGGCGACGAGCGACTGGTCGCGCCCCTGCAGCGTGACCTTGGGCGGCGTGAAGCCGCGCGCCAGGCCGGCGCGCATGTTCGCCATCTCGTCGTCGAAGTAGCGCGGTACGTCGTTCAGCTGCGCCACGTAGGCGCGGTACTCGGCCGCCGTGCGGAACGGCTTGCGCGCCTCGTACGTCAGGTTCGACCAGAACGACGAGTCGGCGTTGAGCGGCTTCTCGTATTCGCGGAAGCGCTGGTTCTCCAGCAACGCAGCGATCTGCGCGCGGTAGACGGCGTAGTTGATCCGTTCATGGGGCGACAGCTTCTTCTCGTCGATGCCGTCCAGGCGGCGCAGTGTCGTCTCCCAGTAGCGCTGGCGCACCAGCTGCGTGGCCGGATCGATCTTCGGCAGCGTGGCGCGGATGCCGCTGGTGTCGTCCTCGGCATCTTCCAGCCGCTGCGACAGGCGCCACTGCCATTCCTGCGTATGGACGGCGCGGAACTGGTCGTCGGTCGGGTTGGACTTGGGCGCTGCGTGGGCCTGGGCGGCGCACAGGCTGGCGGCCAGGAAGGCCGCACTGAGTCGTTTCATTCTGGTTCCTGGTTCTGGTTGAGGAAATCGCTGGCGATGGCCGTGGACAGGAAGATGCGCCCGTTCAGGCGCTCCGGCAGGCTGCTGGCGCGCAGCCGGTCCATCACGGGGCCCTTCACTTCGGCCAGGTGCAGGCCGATGCCGCGCGCGCGCAGGCTGTCGTTCAGCTCCTGCAGCGCGAACAGCGCGGTGGTGTCGATCGAGCTGACGGCCAGCATCGCCAGCACGAGATGGCGCGCGGCCGGGTGGGCGCGCAGTTCGTCCTCGATCCGTTCGTTGATGGCGTCGACGTTACCGAAAAACAGGTTGGCGTCCACCCGCAGGATCAGCACCGTGGCGCAGGTGGTGGCGGCGTAGCGGTCGACGTTGCGGAAGTGCTCCGTGCCGGGAATGCGGCCCAGCACGGCGATGTGGGGCCGGCTGGCGCGCCAGATCAGGGTGCCCATCGACAGCACGACGCCAACCACGACACCGGCCTCCACGCCCAGCGCCAGCACGCCGCCGCACGTGACGAGCCACGCCAGCGCGTCGCCGCGGTCGTAGCGCCACGCGGTGCGCAAGGTATCGAGCTGCAGCATGCCGAGCACGGCGACGATGATCGTCGCCGCCAGTGTCGGCAACGGCAGCAGCGCCAGCCAGCCCGTCGGCAGCACCAGCGCGGCCGCCAGCAGCCCGGCGGAGATGACGCTGGCCAGCGGCGTATTGGCCCCGGCGGCGAAATTGACGGCGGAGCGCGACAGGCTCCCCGTGACGGGAAAGCCGCCCGAGACCATGCTGGCGACGTTGGCCGCACCCAGGCCCACCAGTTCCTGGTTGCTGACGAGCTTCTCGCCCCGCTTTTGCGCCAGCGTCTGCGCCGCCGACATGCTGATCAGGAAGACGATGAAGCCGATCAGGAGGCCCGGCTGCAGCAACGCGCGCCAGTGCGCCGCCGATGTGGCCAGGTTCAGTTCCGGCAGCCCGGCCGGCACGGGTCCCGTGACGGCCACGCCCAGCGCGGGCAGGTCCAGTGCGGCGACGAGGCCGATGGATGCCAGCACGATGACCATCGGCGCCAGCTTGGCCGCCACGTCGGCGGCCGTCCTGGGCATGCCGCAGCGGGCCAGCAGCGGCGCCAGGTGGGCGCGCGCCAGCACCAGCAGCGCCAGCGAGCCGAGGCCCAGCAGCGCGCTGGGCACGTGCGGGTGCGGCGGCGCGCCGCCCAGCAGCGGCTTGACCTGGCCCCACGCGATGACGAGCGAAGAGCCGACGGTGAAGCCGCTCATGACGGGACGGGAGAAGAAGCTGGCGAGAAAACCCAGGCGCAGCAGGCCGCACAGCAGCAACACGGCGCCGGCCACCAGCGCCAGCTGCGCGGCCAGCACGCCATGCAGCGCCGTACCGGCCGGTGCCAGCGGGCCGATGGCGGCCGCCGTCATCAGCGACACGATCGCCATCGGGCCCACCGACTGCGTCATGCTGCTGCCGAACAGGGCGTAGACCAAGGGCGGCAGGATGCTGGCATACAGGCCGGCCACCGGCGGCAGGCCCGCCACCAGCGCATACGCCATCCCCTGCGGGATCATCATCATCGCCACGACGATGCCGGCGCCGATGTCCCCCGGCAGCGCGGCACGGCGGTAGCGCCTCAGCCAGAGCAGCATTGCGAATCCGTTGCTTGATCAAAGGCAGAAGCCTACCACGGCTGAGGTCATCGGTGGCAGAGCCGGAGACCCACGGTGACAGGCCCCCGATTGCGGGTCGGAGGCCCGCAATCGGGGCCTGTCGCCGGCGGGTTGGCTAGCGTGACCTGCGGCGCAATACCGCCATGCCAAGCAACCCCAGCGCCAGCAGCGCCACGCTGCCCGGCTCCGGCACCGCCTGCACCGTGGCGAAGTTGCCGTCCGTGGTGACGCCGTCCGCCTGCCCCGGCAGCAGCGCGAACGTGACGATGTCGCCCGCCGCGCCCACGTATTGGAATGCATCGTCCAGCAGCGCCAGCGTCAGGTTGGTACCGCTGTCGCCGGCCGCGCCGCCGACCTCGAACGTGACATCGAAGCCGAACAAGCCACCGAAGCCGACATGCTGGGCAAATTCGTTCCAGCCACTGCCGTTGCCAAGGATGACGCGGCCCGCGCCGGACCCGCTGGCGTCGCCAGCGGTCACGCCGCCGCCTTCCAGCGCACCCGTGAAGTTCGACAGCGTGGCGGTGGCCGGCGCCGCGTCCTGCAACCCCAGGAACAGGAAGTCGAGGTAGCCACCCTGCCCGGCCAGCGCTGCCGTATCGACGGTGACGCGGTAGATCGGACCGGCCAGGGCACTGGCGGCCACGCCGCACCACAGCACCAGCAGTACTAGCAAGGTGCGCAGGCGCGTCATTGCTCATCTCCCGCCACCGCGATCAGGGTCGGCACGTAGCCGATGGCAGTCCGTTCCGGATTGACGAAGGTAGTGGTCACGGTCGCCGTCGCGCCGGGCGCCAGCGCCGTCACCGGCAGCGCCAGCGTGGGCGAGCCGCCTTCATTGCCAGCGGCGTTGTCCAGCGCTACGCCGTCGCTCAGGTAGTCCAGCCGCAGCAGCAGCGTGCCTTCGATGGCATGGGCGCTGGTGTTGGTGACGGTGACGGTGCCGGCCTGCTTCTGCGTGGCACGGTCCAGCGCGAGGCCGGAGCGCACGATGGTCACGGCGGCGCTGACGTCCTGCACCAGCGCCACGCGCACGGTCCCTTCGTACGCGCCCAGGTCCGGCGCCCTGCCCGTGTACGGCAGCCCCACGTCGACGCCGGCATCGACCAGCGCGCTGCCGGATGCCAGGTGGAAGTGCGGCAGCAGCGGCAGGCTGCCGTCGGCCTGGCGCGGCGCATCCCAGCCGCTGGTCGACACGCTCTGGAAGTCGGCGGCGACGGGCGCGGTACGCAGCTCCCAGCTGTTGTGCGACGAGTCGACGCCGGCCGTGTTGGCGGCGGCCGTGCCGCCGTACGCGACGTTGTTGCGGGCCACGCCCAGGTTGGTGGCGCTGCCGTCCGGCGCGATACCCAGGAAGTTGAAGCCAATGCCGTTGGCCGCCGCCGTGTTGTTGATGAACCGGTTCGCCACCGGGTGGTGGTTGGCATAGAAGCCGTTGACCTTGTTGCGCAGCGCGACCGAGTTGCGCACCACGTGCACGGGCGCGTTGGCGACCCACGTGCCGGAATAGCCGCCGATCTTGAAGCCGTTGCCGTTCCCGGCCGGGATCGACGTGGTGGTGCCCGGCAGGTAGCCGTGCAGCCAGGCCCACGAGTTCTCGATCGTGACGGCCGAATAGGCGTTGATCAGGTCGAAGCCGTCGTCCGTGTTGGCCCAGGCGCGGCAGGCGCGAAACACGTTGCCCGGCTGGTTGGCCTTGACGTGGGCGCCGAAGCCGTCCGCGTTCTGGCCGGCGCCCGACCTGCTGTACGGGTCGTAGTTGTGGTGCGAATCCACGTTCAGGATCAGGTTGTGGCTACCGTCCGCGAGGAACAGGCCCGGCCCCATGTGATGGTGCGTGTCGAGCGCCTCGAACACGTTGCGGCTGCCCTTGATCCACACGCCCCACGACTCGTTGTTCTGCAGGTTGCCCGGCTGTTGCGGCGCGCCCTTGATCTCCAGTCCCTTCAGGTGCAGCCAGCTGGCCGTGACGTTGAAGGCCTTGACGCGGCAGTTGTCCTTCATCGCCGCGAAATCGAACACGGGCTTCTCGCCCGGATAGGCCCAGTAGCGGATCGGCTTGCCGTCGCTGCCGCTCTTGTTCAAGGTGATGGCATTGACCACGTCCGTCGTGCTGGCGCACGCGTTGATCCCCGCCGTGTAGCGGTAGGTACCGCCGCGCAGGTAGATCGTGTCGCCCGCCACGGCGGCTTCCTGCGCCCTGGCCAATGTCCTCCATGGCGCAGCCTTGCTGCCGGCCGCGCCGTCGTTGCCGCCGGGTGCAACGTAATACGTGGCCGCCGCCGCATGCGCCGACAGTGCCAGCGCCACGGTCCCGATCAGTGCATCCCGATGTGTGTTGTTCTTCATGCGCTCTTTCGATGGGTGGGTCGGAGCGGCCACGGGGCCGCCGCGTGAAGCCGAGCCATCTTAGCGTCGCGTCAACGGGTTTGCTGCTCTATTTTCTGATTACTATATGCGCTTCCCAAGCCGATACCGGAAGCGGTATCGGCGCCGTCGAAACGGTTATCGCGGTGCCGTCAGTCGGCCAGCTCGACGCGGTTGCGGCCGGCCCGCTTGGCACGCCGCAGCGCCGTGTCGACGCGCTCGATGACGGTGAGCGCCCCTTCGTCCGGCGCGACCTGCGCGACGCCCAGGCTGATCGTGACGGTTTCGCAGCCCGGCAAGGGCGTGCCGGCAATCGCGCCACGCAGCTTCTCGGCCAGCTTGCGGGCGTCGGCGGCCGTCGTGTGCGTGGCGATGACGAGGAACTCTTCGCCCCGCATGCGCGCCAGCGTGTCGGAAACGCGCAGGCGGCCCTGGAGGGTGGCCACGACCGCGCGCAGTGCCTGGTCGCCGATCGGATAGCCGTACACGTCGTTCACGGAGCGGAAGTTGTCGATGTCGAAGGCGATGACGGCCAGCGCAATGCCGTAGCGGCGGGCGCGCCGGATTTCGCTGTCCAGCAGCGCTTCGCCGGCGCGGCGGTTGATGGCGCCCGTCAGCGGGTCGCGCGTGTCCAGCTGCGTCAAGCGGTCCGCCAGGGCGTCGTTGCGCCCTCTCAGTTCGCTCATCGCCAGCGCGAAACCGATGAACTGCGCCAGGCTGGCGAAGCAGGCGAACTGCTCGCGCGTAAACTGCAGCGAGCGGTCGAACATCAGGCTGATGGCGCCCAGCAGCGGCCCGCCCGGCTCCCCGCGCAGGGGCAGCGCCAGCACCATCTGCACGTCGCGCCGGTGCAGCGCCAGCGCGAGTGCCGGATCGCCCATCTTCGCGGGGGCGTCCAGCAGGACCAGCTCGCCGGCGCTGGCCGCCAGCAGCGGCGGGAACGCATCGCGCAGGGGCGACGCCAGCAGGTTGTCCTCGCGTCCCAGCAGCCCGCCCAGGTCCAGGTGATTGCGGCTTTCCTCGGCCAGCAAGCGCAGCTCGCCATCGGGGCGCTGCAGCAGCAGCGCCGTGTGGCGTACGCCGGGAAAGCTGCACAGGGCGGCGCACAGCTGCTCTGCCAGCCGCGCGCTGTCCTCGGCGTGGGCCATGGCACGCTGCACGCTGCGCTGTATCGTCAGCAGCTCGCGCAGCTCGCGTTCCTTGTCCAGCAGCTGCTGCTGGGCATTCAAGGGGCCGTTGGCCGGCTGCCGCAGCAGGCCGTCCACGGCGCCGCGCAGCGCTGCATCCGGAACGGGACCGATGCGGTACTGCAGCGGGCCGTGTGCCATCAGCTCCGGTAACCACGCCGTGTGGCCGTAAGGGCACAGCACCAGCACCGGCGCGCCGTTGCGGGTGCGCAGCAGCATGGACAGCCCCGTCACCAGGACCGGGTCGCCCGGCAGGCAGCCCGCCACGTCGATGACGAGCAGGTCGACGTGGCCGCGCGCCATGCGCTCGATGGCGCCGCCAGCGCCGCTGGCCGCGTCGAGGCGAGCGAAGGCTTCGCCGCAAGCGGCCCGAAAGTGCTGGTACCGCGTGGCATCCGGATGAACGAACAGGCCCGTATGGCCGGGACCGGATTGCGACATCGTTGAAGCTCCCGTGAATGATGAGTGACTGGGAGCGACAGTGTGCCAGAATGTACAAGAATAACAATATTATTTACCTAAATACACTATATTTTTCCTCGCATCTCTGCTGTCACGGGCAGCTCGCATCTGTGCGAAAGCGCACTGTCAAGCGCCGGCCGATTGCCAATACTGGTTCCTCGTCTTTCTGACATCACCTTACCAGGAGCACAAGCAATGACGAATTCGCAGAACAGTACCGAAAACGTTGGCAACCTGCAGCGCGAGATCCAGCAGGAGCAGGACCGCAAGGACGCGCAGAAGCAGGGCGGCAGCCAGGGTGGCGGGCAGCAGGAACCGCAGGGCGTGCAGACGGGCACGCACGACTTCCCGGATGGCGACCTGCCCAGCCAGCACCTGGCCAAGCCGGGCATCGAAGCTGAGATGGAACTGAAGCCCCAATTCATGGCGCCCGGCTACAAGGGCAGCGGCAAGCTGGAAGGCATGAGCGCGATCGTCACCGGCGGCGACTCCGGTATCGGCCGCGCCGTCGCCGTGCTCTATGCACGCGAAGGGGCGGACGTGGCCCTGGTGTACCTGGCCGACGAGCAGGAAGATGCAGTCGAAACGAAGCGCTGCATCGAGGCGGAAGGCCGGCGCTGCATCCTGCTCCCCGGCGACGTGCGCGATGCGCAGTTCTGCAAGCGCGCCGTCGAGGAAACGCTGCAGGCGTTCGGCAAGGTCGACATCCTCGTCAACAATGCCGCTTTCCAGGAACACGCCGATTCGCTGGAGGACCTGACGGAAGAGCGCTTCGACCTGACGATGAAGACCAATATCTACGGCTACTTCCACATGGCCAAGGCCGTGCTGCCGCACCTGAAGAAGGGGGCCTCCATCATCAATACGGGTTCCGTGACGGGCCTGCAAGGGTCGTCGAAGCTGCTGGACTACTCGTCGACGAAAGGGGCGATCCATGCGTTTACGATGTCGCTGGCGTCGAACGTGCTGGAAAAAGGCATCCGCGTCAATGCCGTCGCGCCGGGGCCCGTGTGGACCCCGCTGAACCCGGCCGACCAGACGCCGGAGAAGATCGCCCAGTTCGGCCAAAGCACGGACATGAAGCGCCCGGCCCAGCCGGAAGAGCTGTCGCCCGCATACGTGTTCCTGGCGGCGCCGAGCTGCGCCAGCTACATTACCGGCATCATCCTGCCGATCACCGGCAGCGTGGGCTGAACCCCGGGGCGGCCCGGCCGCCCCCTGTTGACCTGTCAAGGAGACCATCATGGCACGCGCGCTGTGGAAAGGCGCCATCAGCTTCGGCTTGGTGCACATACCGGTCGAGCTGCATTCGGCCGTCAAGAGCAACGACCTCGACCTGACGATGCTGGACAAGCGCGACTTCTCCCCCATCGGCTACAAGCGCTACAACAAGACGACCGAAAAGGAAGTCACGTGGGACAACATCATCAAGGGCTATGAATACCAGGCCGGCGAATACGTGGTGCTGTCGGACGAGGACTTGCGCCAGGCCAACGTCAAGGCCACGCAGACCATCGACATCCTCGCCTTCGTCGATGCCGAGGACGTGCCGTTGACCTACTACGAGACGCCCTACTACCTGGCCCCCGGCCGAGGCGGGGACAAGGTCTATGCGCTGCTGCGCGAGACCTTGCGACGGGCCGGCAAGATCGGCATCGCCACGGTGGTCATCCGCACCAAGCAGCACCTGTGCGCGCTGGTCGCCGCCGAGGACGGCATCATCATGAACACCTTGCGCTACGCCGACGAGATCCGCGATACCGAAGACCTGAAGTTGCCCGACAAGGGCACCAAGGCCACCGGCATCAAGGAAAAGGAACTGGAAATGGCGCTGTCGCTGGTGGAAGGCATGAGCGAGGACTGGGCGCCGGAGCAGTACCACGACACGTACAAGGATGACGTGCTCGCCCTGGTGGAGAAGAAGATCAAGGCCAGGCAGACCAAGACCATCACGCTGCCGTCCAAGGACGACGAGGCGGCGCCGTCGACCAACGTGATCGACCTGGTGGCGCTCCTGAAGCAGTCGCTGGGCGCCAAGCCCGGCAAGGGCAAGGCGGCCGCGGCGGACGACGACGAGGAAGAAGACCAGGCCGATACCGACGAGGAATCGGACGACGACGAGCCGCCACCCAAGGCCCGGCGGCCCGTGCCGCGCGGCACCACCAGCGTGAATGCCCGCGGCGGCACGTCCACCCGCGCCGCCGGCAAGAGCACGGCCACAGCGAAATCAAAGGCCAGCCCGGCCAAGGCGGAGGCGTCGAAGTCGGTGGCGAAGAAGGCTGCCGCGAAGCCGGCGGCGAAGAAGACAGCGGCCAAGCCGGCCAGTACGTCGACCCGGCGCCGCGCTGCTTGAGGGGGGCTAGGGTCTGTCCCGCAGGGACTGACCCTGAAGTTTGCCAGCACGCCGAGAAACTTCGGGGTCAGTCCCGCAGGGACAGACCCCAACCCTAGACGCTGTAGCCCAGCTGCTTCATGGCTTTGGTAATGCTGACCGCACTCTTGGCATAATCCGCCCACGGCGTATTGC
This is a stretch of genomic DNA from Pseudoduganella chitinolytica. It encodes these proteins:
- a CDS encoding right-handed parallel beta-helix repeat-containing protein — its product is MKNNTHRDALIGTVALALSAHAAAATYYVAPGGNDGAAGSKAAPWRTLARAQEAAVAGDTIYLRGGTYRYTAGINACASTTDVVNAITLNKSGSDGKPIRYWAYPGEKPVFDFAAMKDNCRVKAFNVTASWLHLKGLEIKGAPQQPGNLQNNESWGVWIKGSRNVFEALDTHHHMGPGLFLADGSHNLILNVDSHHNYDPYSRSGAGQNADGFGAHVKANQPGNVFRACRAWANTDDGFDLINAYSAVTIENSWAWLHGYLPGTTTSIPAGNGNGFKIGGYSGTWVANAPVHVVRNSVALRNKVNGFYANHHPVANRFINNTAAANGIGFNFLGIAPDGSATNLGVARNNVAYGGTAAANTAGVDSSHNSWELRTAPVAADFQSVSTSGWDAPRQADGSLPLLPHFHLASGSALVDAGVDVGLPYTGRAPDLGAYEGTVRVALVQDVSAAVTIVRSGLALDRATQKQAGTVTVTNTSAHAIEGTLLLRLDYLSDGVALDNAAGNEGGSPTLALPVTALAPGATATVTTTFVNPERTAIGYVPTLIAVAGDEQ
- a CDS encoding SDR family oxidoreductase, which produces MTNSQNSTENVGNLQREIQQEQDRKDAQKQGGSQGGGQQEPQGVQTGTHDFPDGDLPSQHLAKPGIEAEMELKPQFMAPGYKGSGKLEGMSAIVTGGDSGIGRAVAVLYAREGADVALVYLADEQEDAVETKRCIEAEGRRCILLPGDVRDAQFCKRAVEETLQAFGKVDILVNNAAFQEHADSLEDLTEERFDLTMKTNIYGYFHMAKAVLPHLKKGASIINTGSVTGLQGSSKLLDYSSTKGAIHAFTMSLASNVLEKGIRVNAVAPGPVWTPLNPADQTPEKIAQFGQSTDMKRPAQPEELSPAYVFLAAPSCASYITGIILPITGSVG
- a CDS encoding SulP family inorganic anion transporter encodes the protein MLLWLRRYRRAALPGDIGAGIVVAMMMIPQGMAYALVAGLPPVAGLYASILPPLVYALFGSSMTQSVGPMAIVSLMTAAAIGPLAPAGTALHGVLAAQLALVAGAVLLLCGLLRLGFLASFFSRPVMSGFTVGSSLVIAWGQVKPLLGGAPPHPHVPSALLGLGSLALLVLARAHLAPLLARCGMPRTAADVAAKLAPMVIVLASIGLVAALDLPALGVAVTGPVPAGLPELNLATSAAHWRALLQPGLLIGFIVFLISMSAAQTLAQKRGEKLVSNQELVGLGAANVASMVSGGFPVTGSLSRSAVNFAAGANTPLASVISAGLLAAALVLPTGWLALLPLPTLAATIIVAVLGMLQLDTLRTAWRYDRGDALAWLVTCGGVLALGVEAGVVVGVVLSMGTLIWRASRPHIAVLGRIPGTEHFRNVDRYAATTCATVLILRVDANLFFGNVDAINERIEDELRAHPAARHLVLAMLAVSSIDTTALFALQELNDSLRARGIGLHLAEVKGPVMDRLRASSLPERLNGRIFLSTAIASDFLNQNQEPE
- a CDS encoding GGDEF domain-containing protein; this translates as MSQSGPGHTGLFVHPDATRYQHFRAACGEAFARLDAASGAGGAIERMARGHVDLLVIDVAGCLPGDPVLVTGLSMLLRTRNGAPVLVLCPYGHTAWLPELMAHGPLQYRIGPVPDAALRGAVDGLLRQPANGPLNAQQQLLDKERELRELLTIQRSVQRAMAHAEDSARLAEQLCAALCSFPGVRHTALLLQRPDGELRLLAEESRNHLDLGGLLGREDNLLASPLRDAFPPLLAASAGELVLLDAPAKMGDPALALALHRRDVQMVLALPLRGEPGGPLLGAISLMFDRSLQFTREQFACFASLAQFIGFALAMSELRGRNDALADRLTQLDTRDPLTGAINRRAGEALLDSEIRRARRYGIALAVIAFDIDNFRSVNDVYGYPIGDQALRAVVATLQGRLRVSDTLARMRGEEFLVIATHTTAADARKLAEKLRGAIAGTPLPGCETVTISLGVAQVAPDEGALTVIERVDTALRRAKRAGRNRVELAD
- a CDS encoding DUF885 domain-containing protein, with protein sequence MKRLSAAFLAASLCAAQAHAAPKSNPTDDQFRAVHTQEWQWRLSQRLEDAEDDTSGIRATLPKIDPATQLVRQRYWETTLRRLDGIDEKKLSPHERINYAVYRAQIAALLENQRFREYEKPLNADSSFWSNLTYEARKPFRTAAEYRAYVAQLNDVPRYFDDEMANMRAGLARGFTPPKVTLQGRDQSLVAIVEAKPEDTPFYQPFKAMAATIPAAEQAGLREAALAAIRTQVIPAHGRLLKFMREEYVPRATDNLAAERLPDGKAYYQSKIVEYTTTNLTADAIHQVGLAEMAKIRAEMAQVMKEVKFDGDLAAFLHFLRTDPRFYAKTPEELLMRAAWIAKKFDAKAEQYFGRLPRSRFAVNPVPPEQAPYYTSGRGGPGVYLVNTYNLPARALYSLPALTLHESAPGHAFQMPLALEQQGRPAFRNAYISAYGEGWALYSERLGTEMGIYETPYEVFGMLSYQAWRASRLVVDTGIHAKGWTREQAQRYLMENTALSAHEVETEVDRYISWPGQALSYYLGEMAIMDARRRAEAALGTKFDIRAFHDTVLELGSVPLPVLAARIDRFIADGGKGPY
- a CDS encoding NF038129 family PEP-CTERM protein codes for the protein MTRLRTLLVLLVLWCGVAASALAGPIYRVTVDTAALAGQGGYLDFLFLGLQDAAPATATLSNFTGALEGGGVTAGDASGSGAGRVILGNGSGWNEFAQHVGFGGLFGFDVTFEVGGAAGDSGTNLTLALLDDAFQYVGAAGDIVTFALLPGQADGVTTDGNFATVQAVPEPGSVALLALGLLGMAVLRRRSR